The following are from one region of the Numenius arquata chromosome 23, bNumArq3.hap1.1, whole genome shotgun sequence genome:
- the CCDC43 gene encoding coiled-coil domain-containing protein 43, which produces MAAPGGEAAEGGFAAWLAVRLEELGLDRAVYGAYIEGLLRGEESDEERLEALRGVLAACLEEDLLNDVCREVVEKWSASQIVDAKEEKEDEVQALASMMEKQARIVVKPKEVSQEEKQRKAALLAQYANVTDEEDGEDEQDGSIATAVNIGSEKSLFRNTNVEDVLNARKLERELLRDEFQKKKEQDKLQREKDKLAKQERKEKEKKRTQKGERKR; this is translated from the exons atggcggcgcccggTGGGGAGGCGGCGGAGGGTGGGTTTGCGGCCTGGCTGGCGGtgcggctggaggagctgggtctCGACCGCGCCGTCTACGGCGCCTACATCGAGGGGCTGCTCCGCGGGGAGGAGAGCGATGAGGAGCGGCTGGAGGCGCTGCGCGGtgtgctggctgcctgcctg GAAGAAGATCTCTTAAACGATGTTTGCAGGGAAGTAGTGGAGAAGTGGTCTGCGTCTCAGATTGTTGAcgccaaagaggaaaaagaag ATGAGGTCCAGGCCCTCGCCAGCATGATGGAGAAACAGGCTAGGATCGTGGTGAAGCCAAAGGAGGTGTcccaggaagagaagcagaggaaagctgCCCTCCTGGCCCAGTACGCCAACGTGACCGACGAGGAGGA TGGCGAGGATGAACAGGACGGATCGATTGCGACAGCAGTAAATATCGGATCAGAGAAAT CGCTGTTCCGAAACACCAACGTGGAGGATGTCCTGAACGCCAGGAAGCTGGAACGGGAGCTGCTGCGAGACGagttccagaagaaaaaagagcaagatAAGCTCCAGCGGGAGAAGGACAAGTTAGCCAAGCAGGAgcggaaggagaaggagaagaaaaggacacAAAAAGGCGAGCGGAAGCGATAG